The following proteins come from a genomic window of Citrobacter europaeus:
- the gsiD gene encoding glutathione ABC transporter permease GsiD, with amino-acid sequence MRFFNWRRQAILNAMPLVKPEQIRTPWHEFWRRFRRQRMAMFAGLFVLLLIAVAIFARWLTPFDAENYFDYDRLNDGPSMLHWFGVDSLGRDIFSRVLVGAQISLAAGVFAVFIGAAIGTVLGLLAGYYEGWWDRLIMRICDVLFAFPGILLAIAVVAVLGSGIANVIIAVAVFSIPAFARLVRGNTLVLKQQTFIESARSIGASDATIIFNHILPGTVSSIVVFFTMRIGTSIISAASLSFLGLGAQPPTPEWGAMLNEARADMVIAPHVAIFPAVAIFLTVLAFNLLGDGLRDALDPKIKG; translated from the coding sequence ATGCGATTTTTTAACTGGCGCCGACAGGCGATTTTAAATGCGATGCCCCTTGTTAAGCCTGAGCAAATCCGCACGCCGTGGCATGAATTCTGGCGTCGTTTCCGCCGTCAGCGCATGGCGATGTTTGCGGGGCTGTTTGTCCTGTTGCTGATAGCGGTGGCGATTTTTGCGCGCTGGCTGACGCCATTTGATGCCGAGAACTACTTCGATTATGACCGTCTGAATGACGGACCGTCGATGCTGCACTGGTTTGGGGTTGACTCACTGGGACGGGATATCTTTAGCCGCGTGCTGGTTGGCGCGCAAATCTCGCTGGCGGCAGGGGTCTTTGCCGTGTTTATTGGTGCGGCGATTGGCACGGTGTTGGGTCTGCTGGCAGGATACTATGAAGGCTGGTGGGACAGACTGATTATGCGTATCTGCGACGTGCTGTTCGCCTTTCCGGGGATTTTGCTGGCGATAGCCGTCGTCGCCGTGTTGGGCAGCGGCATTGCGAACGTGATCATTGCCGTGGCCGTTTTCTCCATTCCTGCCTTCGCACGCCTGGTGCGCGGAAATACGCTGGTGCTGAAGCAGCAGACCTTTATTGAGTCTGCGCGCAGTATTGGCGCCAGCGATGCGACCATCATTTTTAACCATATCCTGCCGGGTACGGTTTCATCGATAGTGGTCTTTTTTACCATGCGAATTGGCACGTCGATTATCTCTGCCGCGAGCTTGTCATTTCTGGGCTTGGGTGCGCAGCCGCCGACCCCGGAGTGGGGGGCCATGCTCAATGAAGCACGCGCTGATATGGTGATCGCGCCGCACGTGGCGATTTTCCCCGCAGTGGCGATATTCCTGACGGTGCTGGCGTTTAACCTGCTGGGAGATGGTCTGCGCGACGCGCTGGACCCGAAAATTAAAGGGTAA
- the gsiC gene encoding glutathione ABC transporter permease GsiC, with amino-acid sequence MLNYVFKRLLGLIPTLLIVAVLVFLFVHLLPGDPARLIAGPEADAEVIELVRKQLGLDQPLHVQFWHYMTNVLQGDFGTSMVSRRPVSEEIASRFMPSLWLTIASMAWAVLFGMTAGIIAAVWRNRWPDRLSMTLAVTGISFPAFALGMLLMQIFSVELGWLPTVGADTWLHYILPSITLGAAVAAVLARFTRASFVDVLSEDYMRTARAKGVSETWVVLKHGLRNAMIPVVTMMGLQFGFLLGGSIVVEKVFNWPGLGRLLVDSVEMRDYPVIQAEVLLFSLEFILINLVVDVLYAAINPAIRYK; translated from the coding sequence ATGCTTAACTATGTTTTCAAGCGCCTGCTGGGGTTGATTCCAACTCTGTTGATTGTTGCGGTGCTGGTGTTTTTATTTGTTCACCTGCTACCCGGCGATCCGGCCCGGCTGATTGCCGGACCGGAAGCTGACGCCGAGGTGATTGAACTGGTGCGCAAGCAACTGGGTCTGGACCAGCCGCTGCATGTTCAGTTCTGGCATTACATGACCAATGTATTGCAAGGCGATTTTGGGACCTCGATGGTTTCTCGTCGCCCGGTTTCAGAAGAGATAGCCAGTCGTTTTATGCCATCGCTATGGCTGACTATTGCCAGTATGGCGTGGGCGGTGTTATTTGGCATGACGGCAGGGATTATTGCCGCGGTATGGCGCAATCGCTGGCCGGACAGATTGAGTATGACGCTGGCGGTCACCGGGATCTCGTTCCCGGCATTTGCGCTTGGCATGCTGCTCATGCAGATATTCTCCGTTGAGCTCGGTTGGTTACCCACCGTTGGTGCTGACACCTGGCTGCACTATATCCTCCCGTCTATTACGCTGGGCGCGGCGGTGGCTGCGGTGCTGGCCCGGTTTACCCGCGCGTCGTTTGTCGATGTGCTCAGTGAAGATTATATGCGGACCGCGCGGGCTAAAGGAGTGAGTGAAACCTGGGTGGTGTTAAAACATGGTCTGCGTAATGCGATGATCCCGGTGGTCACCATGATGGGGCTACAGTTTGGCTTTTTGCTCGGCGGATCTATTGTGGTTGAGAAGGTATTCAACTGGCCAGGGCTTGGGCGGCTGTTGGTGGACTCAGTTGAAATGCGCGACTACCCGGTGATTCAGGCCGAGGTGCTGTTGTTTTCTCTGGAGTTTATTCTTATTAACTTAGTGGTGGATGTGCTCTACGCCGCCATTAATCCGGCTATCAGGTACAAGTAA
- the gsiB gene encoding glutathione ABC transporter substrate-binding protein GsiB, with translation MTKIVARKWLVAVGVASALAATPGWAAKDVVVAVGSNFTTLDPYDANDTLSQAVAKSFYQGLFGLDKEMKLKNVLAESYTVSDDGLTYTLKLRQGVKFQDGTDFNADAVKANLDRASNPENHLKRYNLYKNIDKTEVVDPSTVKITLKQPFSAFINILAHPATAMISPAALEKYGKEIGFHPVGTGPYQLDTWNQTDFVKVKKFVGYWQQGLPKLDTITWRPVTDNNTRAAMLQTGEAQFAFPIPYEQAALLAKNKNLELVASPSIMQRYISMNVTQKPFDNPKVREALNYAINRQALVKVAFAGYATPATGVLPPSIAYAQSYTPWPYDPAKARELLKEAGYPNGFTTTLWSSHNHSTAQKVLQFTQQQLAQVGIKAQVTAMDAGQRAAEVEGKAQKESGVRMFYTGWSASTGEADWALSPLFASQNWPPTLFNTAFYSNKQVDSDLAAALQTNDPAQKAKLYKDAQDTIWKESPWIPLVVEKLISAHSTRLTGFWIMPDTGFSFDDADLK, from the coding sequence ATGACAAAAATTGTTGCTCGAAAATGGCTGGTTGCTGTGGGTGTGGCCTCTGCGCTGGCCGCAACACCTGGCTGGGCCGCCAAGGATGTGGTGGTGGCGGTAGGATCTAATTTCACCACGCTCGACCCCTACGACGCGAACGACACGCTGTCGCAGGCGGTAGCGAAGTCGTTTTATCAGGGGCTGTTTGGCCTTGATAAAGAGATGAAGCTGAAAAACGTGCTGGCGGAGAGCTATACGGTTTCTGATGATGGCCTGACTTACACCCTTAAGCTGCGTCAGGGCGTGAAGTTTCAGGATGGCACTGACTTCAACGCCGATGCGGTTAAAGCTAACCTCGACCGGGCCAGTAATCCGGAAAACCATCTGAAACGTTACAATCTGTATAAGAATATCGATAAAACCGAAGTCGTCGATCCGTCGACGGTGAAGATTACGCTGAAACAGCCGTTCTCTGCCTTTATCAATATTCTGGCGCATCCGGCAACGGCGATGATTTCTCCCGCCGCGCTGGAGAAATACGGTAAGGAGATAGGTTTCCACCCAGTGGGGACCGGGCCGTACCAGCTTGATACCTGGAATCAGACGGATTTTGTGAAGGTTAAGAAGTTCGTGGGCTACTGGCAGCAAGGGCTGCCAAAGCTGGATACGATTACATGGCGTCCAGTGACCGACAACAACACGCGTGCGGCCATGCTGCAGACCGGGGAAGCGCAGTTTGCTTTCCCGATCCCTTACGAGCAGGCGGCGTTACTGGCGAAGAACAAAAACCTGGAACTGGTGGCTAGTCCGTCTATCATGCAGCGTTATATCAGCATGAACGTCACGCAAAAACCATTCGACAACCCGAAGGTGCGTGAAGCGCTGAATTATGCCATCAACCGCCAGGCGCTGGTGAAAGTGGCTTTTGCCGGTTACGCGACGCCGGCAACCGGCGTTCTCCCCCCGTCGATAGCCTATGCGCAAAGCTATACGCCATGGCCATACGACCCGGCGAAAGCGCGCGAACTGCTGAAAGAAGCAGGTTATCCGAACGGTTTTACCACCACGTTATGGTCTTCGCATAACCACAGTACGGCGCAGAAAGTGCTGCAATTTACCCAGCAGCAGCTGGCGCAGGTGGGTATTAAGGCTCAGGTAACAGCGATGGATGCCGGACAACGCGCCGCGGAAGTTGAAGGAAAAGCGCAAAAAGAGAGCGGAGTACGGATGTTCTACACCGGCTGGTCTGCCTCTACGGGTGAAGCTGACTGGGCGTTGTCACCGCTGTTTGCATCACAAAACTGGCCGCCGACTCTGTTTAATACGGCGTTCTACAGCAACAAGCAGGTGGACAGTGATTTAGCGGCAGCGTTGCAAACCAACGATCCTGCGCAGAAAGCGAAGCTGTACAAGGATGCGCAGGATACTATCTGGAAAGAGTCGCCGTGGATCCCGCTGGTAGTGGAAAAACTGATTTCGGCGCACAGCACCAGGTTGACCGGGTTCTGGATTATGCCGGATACCGGATTTAGCTTTGATGATGCGGATTTAAAATAA
- the gsiA gene encoding glutathione ABC transporter ATP-binding protein GsiA has product MPHSDELDASDVLAVNNLNIAFEQEQQRVSAVRNLSFRLKRGETLAIVGESGSGKSVTALSLMRLIEQAGGEVSCDEMLLRRRNRQVIELGEQSASQMRHVRGADIAMIFQEPMTSLNPVFTVGEQIAESIRLHQGASHEEAMVEAKRMLDQVRIPEAKAILSRYPHQLSGGMRQRVMIAMALSCRPAVLIADEPTTALDVTIQAQILQLIKVLQQDMSMGVIFITHDMGVVADIADRVLVMYQGEAVETGSVEQIFHAPQHPYTKALLAAVPQLGAMCGQEYPRRFPLISLHDPSHVEPQTEQDTVVEGEPILQVRNLVTRFPLRSGILNRVTREVHAVENVSFDLWPGETLSLVGESGCGKSTTGRALLRLVESQRGEIIFNGQRIDTLAASKLQPLRRDIQFIFQDPYASLDPRQTVGYSILEPLRVHGLLQGDAAAKRVAWLLKRVGLLPEHAWRYPHEFSGGQRQRICIARALALNPKVIIADESVSALDVSIRGQIINLLLDLQRELGIAYLFISHDMAVVERISHRVAVMYLGQIVEIGSRRAVFENPQHPYTRKLMAAVPVADPSHHRPQRVLLSDDIPSNIRKRGEEIPPVSLQLVGPGHYVARGQPENALSRL; this is encoded by the coding sequence TTGCCACACAGTGATGAGCTTGACGCCAGCGACGTGCTGGCAGTCAACAATCTGAATATTGCCTTTGAACAGGAGCAGCAGCGCGTCAGTGCGGTGCGCAATCTGTCATTTCGCCTGAAGCGTGGCGAAACGCTGGCGATCGTGGGCGAATCCGGTTCAGGAAAATCGGTAACAGCCTTGTCGCTGATGCGTCTGATTGAACAGGCAGGCGGCGAGGTGAGTTGCGATGAAATGCTGCTACGACGCCGTAACCGACAGGTTATTGAGCTGGGTGAGCAGAGCGCGTCGCAGATGCGTCACGTACGCGGCGCGGATATCGCCATGATCTTCCAGGAGCCGATGACATCGCTCAATCCGGTATTCACCGTGGGTGAGCAGATTGCCGAGTCAATCCGTTTGCATCAGGGGGCCAGTCACGAAGAGGCGATGGTGGAAGCTAAACGGATGCTCGATCAGGTCCGTATCCCTGAGGCGAAGGCGATTTTATCGCGTTATCCGCACCAGCTTTCCGGCGGCATGCGTCAGCGGGTGATGATCGCCATGGCGCTGTCTTGTCGCCCTGCGGTTTTAATTGCCGATGAGCCGACCACCGCGCTGGATGTCACTATCCAGGCGCAGATCCTGCAACTGATAAAAGTGTTGCAGCAGGATATGTCGATGGGCGTGATTTTTATTACCCACGATATGGGCGTCGTGGCGGATATTGCCGATCGCGTGCTGGTGATGTATCAGGGTGAGGCAGTAGAAACCGGCAGCGTTGAGCAGATTTTTCATGCTCCCCAGCACCCCTATACCAAAGCGCTGTTGGCCGCTGTGCCGCAGCTTGGCGCGATGTGTGGACAAGAGTATCCGCGCCGTTTCCCACTTATATCATTACACGATCCCAGTCATGTAGAACCGCAGACCGAGCAGGACACCGTGGTTGAAGGCGAGCCTATTCTGCAGGTACGTAATCTGGTAACGCGTTTTCCTTTGCGCAGCGGCATTCTTAATCGGGTGACTCGCGAGGTGCATGCGGTTGAAAACGTCAGCTTTGACCTGTGGCCCGGAGAAACGCTCTCGCTGGTGGGGGAGTCGGGTTGCGGGAAATCCACCACCGGGCGGGCGCTACTGCGTCTGGTAGAGTCTCAGCGTGGAGAAATCATCTTCAATGGCCAGCGTATCGATACCCTGGCCGCCAGTAAGCTACAGCCGCTGCGTCGGGATATTCAGTTTATCTTCCAGGACCCCTATGCTTCGCTCGATCCGCGTCAGACCGTAGGATATTCCATTTTAGAGCCGTTGCGCGTGCATGGATTACTGCAAGGGGATGCGGCGGCAAAACGAGTTGCCTGGCTGCTGAAGCGCGTAGGATTGCTCCCTGAGCATGCCTGGCGCTATCCGCACGAGTTTTCCGGTGGTCAGCGTCAGCGTATCTGCATTGCCCGGGCGCTGGCGCTCAATCCCAAGGTGATCATTGCCGATGAATCCGTTTCGGCGCTGGATGTCTCGATTCGCGGGCAAATTATCAACCTGTTGCTCGACCTGCAGCGTGAACTGGGGATCGCATACCTGTTTATTTCCCACGATATGGCGGTGGTGGAGCGGATCAGTCACCGTGTGGCGGTAATGTACCTTGGGCAGATTGTCGAGATCGGCTCCCGGCGCGCGGTGTTTGAAAATCCGCAGCACCCATACACCCGCAAACTGATGGCGGCGGTCCCGGTTGCCGATCCATCGCATCACCGGCCCCAGCGCGTGCTGTTGTCGGATGATATCCCCAGTAATATCCGCAAACGCGGCGAAGAGATTCCCCCCGTTTCACTACAGTTAGTTGGCCCGGGGCATTATGTCGCGCGTGGGCAACCAGAAAATGCGCTTTCGCGTTTATAA